One genomic window of Glycine max cultivar Williams 82 chromosome 16, Glycine_max_v4.0, whole genome shotgun sequence includes the following:
- the LOC121173766 gene encoding putative UDP-rhamnose:rhamnosyltransferase 1, producing the protein MFGRAYAAIKQTEMAENAIHVVMLPWSAFGHLIPFFKLSIALAKAGVHVSFISTPKNIQRLPKIPSNLAHLVDLVQFPLPSLDKEHLPEGAEATVDIPSEKIEYLKLAYDKLQHAVKQFVANQLPNWIICDFSPHWIVDIVHEFQVKLIFYNVLSAPALTVWGPPGTRKTPLSPESLTAPPEWVTFPSSVAYRIHEAIALCAGANPVNASGVSDFERLHKVFNASEAVIFRSCYEIEGEYLNAYQKLVGKPVIPIGLLPADSEERGREIIDGRTSGKIFEWLDEQASKSVVFVGFGSELKLNKDQVFEIAYGIEEYELPFIWALRKPSWAINDEDFLPFGFIERTSNRGVVCMGWIPQQEILAHPSIGGSLFHSGWGSVIETLQFGHILVVLPFIIDQPLNARFLVEKGLAIEVKRNEDGSFTRNDIATSLRQAMVLEEGKKIRINTGEAAAIVGNLKLHQDHYIAEFVQFLKNGIRKVETDV; encoded by the coding sequence ATGTTTGGTAGAGCATATGCAGCAATTAAGCAGACCGAAATGGCTGAGAATGCAATTCATGTAGTGATGCTTCCATGGTCGGCCTTTGGCCACTTAATACCATTTTTCAAACTTTCCATAGCCTTAGCCAAAGCTGGTGTTCATGTCTCCTTTATATCCACTCCCAAAAACATTCAAAGGCTTCCCAAAATTCCTTCAAATTTAGCTCATTTGGTTGATTTGGTGCAATTTCCTTTGCCATCATTAGACAAAGAGCACTTGCCAGAAGGTGCTGAGGCCACTGTAGACATTCCATCTGAAAAAATTGAGTACTTAAAGTTGGCATATGATAAATTGCAACATGCTGTCAAACAATTTGTGGCCAATCAGTTGCCAAATTGGATAATTTGTGATTTTAGTCCTCACTGGATAGTAGACATTGTTCATGAGTTTCAGGTAAAGTTGATCTTCTATAATGTTTTATCTGCTCCTGCATTAACAGTTTGGGGACCACCAGGTACAAGGAAAACTCCCTTGTCTCCAGAAAGTTTAACAGCACCACCAGAATGGGTGACATTTCCATCTTCAGTGGCTTATCGAATACACGAGGCAATAGCGCTTTGTGCCGGTGCCAACCCGGTAAATGCTTCTGGGGTAAGTGATTTTGAAAGGCTTCACAAGGTATTTAATGCCTCTGAAGCTGTAATTTTTCGTAGCTGCTACGAGATTGAAGGAGAATATCTCAATGCATACCAGAAGCTAGTTGGGAAGCCTGTGATTCCTATAGGTTTATTGCCTGCAGATAgtgaagaaagagggagagaaattaTTGATGGGAGAACTAGTGGTAAGATATTTGAGTGGCTTGATGAGCAAGCATCAAAATCTGTTGTATTTGTGGGGTTTGGCAGTGAGTTGAAGCTGAACAAGGATCAAGTTTTTGAGATAGCTTATGGAATTGAGGAGTATGAATTGCCATTTATATGGGCACTCAGAAAACCAAGTTGGGCAATCAATGATGAAGATTTTCTACCTTTTGGTTTTATTGAAAGGACATCTAACAGAGGAGTTGTTTGTATGGGGTGGATACCACAGCAAGAAATATTGGCACATCCATCTATTGGAGGGTCTTTGTTTCACTCTGGTTGGGGTTCTGTCATTGAAACCCTACAATTTGGTCATATCCTAGTTGTATTACCCTTCATTATAGATCAACCTCTTAATGCAAGGTTTTTGGTTGAAAAGGGTCTAGCCATTGAAGTGAAAAGGAATGAAGATGGATCATTCACTAGAAATGACATTGCCACATCCCTTAGACAAGCTATGGTATTGGAGGAAGGTAAGAAGATCAGAATTAATACAGGAGAAGCTGCTGCAATTGTAGGAAACTTGAAGCTGCACCAAGATCATTACATTGCTGAATTTGTTCAGTTTCTTAAGAATGGAATCCGGAAAGTGGAAACAGATGTGTAG
- the LOC100814420 gene encoding LOW QUALITY PROTEIN: putative UDP-rhamnose:rhamnosyltransferase 1 (The sequence of the model RefSeq protein was modified relative to this genomic sequence to represent the inferred CDS: inserted 3 bases in 2 codons), with protein MQQADINMAEKENAIHVLMLPRSAFGHLMPFFQLSIALAKAGVHVSFISTPKKIQRLPKMPSTLSHSVHFVQLPLPSLDNELLAEGAEATVDIPFEKVQYLKAAYDQMQHSVKQFVANQSPDCIICDFSPHWIIDIALEFQVKLIFFSVLFVHAATFLGLPGTRKAPPEWVSXTPVNASRVSDSERLARVFNASEAILFRSCYEIGGEYLNAFQKLVGKPVIPIGLLPRERGIVDECSGKNKIFEWLDKQASKSVVFVGFGSECKLSKDQVSEIAYGLEESQLLLLWALRKPSWASNDQDSLPVGFIERTSNRGXCCMGWIPQQEILAHPSIGGSLFHSGWGSVIETLQFGRSLVVLLFLADLPLNARLLVNKGLAIEVRRNEDGSFTRNDIGTSLRQAMVLEEGKKIRINTREAAAIVGNLKLHQDHYIVAFVLFLKDGIWKQI; from the exons ATGCAGCAAGCAGATATAAATATGGCTGAGAAAGAGAATGCAATTCATGTATTGATGCTTCCACGGTCTGCTTTTGGCCACTTGATGCCATTTTTCCAACTTTCCATAGCCTTAGCCAAAGCTGGTGTTCATGTCTCCTTCATATCCACTCCCAAAAAGATTCAAAGGCTTCCCAAAATGCCTTCAACTTTATCTCATTCGGTTCATTTTGTGCAACTTCCTTTACCATCATTAGACAATGAGCTCTTGGCAGAAGGTGCTGAGGCCACTGTAGACATTCCATTTGAAAAAGTTCAGTACTTAAAGGCTGCATATGACCAGATGCAACATTCTGTGAAGCAATTTGTGGCCAATCAGTCACCAGATTGCATAATTTGTGATTTTAGTCCTCACTGGATAATAGACATTGCGCTAGAGTTTCAGGTAAAGTTGATcttcttttctgttttatttgTTCATGCAGCAACATTTTTGGGACTACCAGGTACAAGGAAAGCACCACCAGAATGGGTAAG GACTCCGGTAAATGCTTCCAGGGTAAGTGACTCAGAAAGGCTTGCCAGGGTGTTTAATGCCTCTGAAGCTATATTATTTCGTAGCTGCTATGAGATTGGAGGAGAATATTTGAATGCATTTCAGAAACTAGTTGGGAAGCCTGTGATTCCCATAGGTTTATTGCCT agagagagaggaattgTTGATGAGTGTAGCGGTAAGAACAAGATATTTGAGTGGCTTGACAAGCAAGCATCAAAATCAGTTGTATTTGTTGGGTTTGGCAGTGAGTGCAAGCTGAGCAAGGATCAAGTTTCTGAGATAGCTTATGGACTTGAGGAGTCTCAATTGCTACTTTTATGGGCACTCAGAAAACCTAGTTGGGCAAGCAACGATCAAGATTCTCTACCTGTTGGTTTTATTGAAAGAACATCTAACAGAG GTTGTTGTATGGGATGGATACCACAACAAGAAATATTGGCACATCCATCTATTGGAGGGTCTTTGTTTCACTCAGGTTGGGGTTCTGTCATTGAAACCCTTCAGTTTGGTCGTAGCCTAGTTGTATTACTTTTCCTCGCGGATCTACCTCTTAATGCAAGGCTTTTGGTGAATAAGGGTCTAGCCATTGAAGTCAGAAGAAATGAAGATGGGTCATTCACTAGAAATGACATTGGCACATCCCTTAGGCAAGCTATGGTATTGGAGGAAGGAAAGAAGATCAGAATTAATACAAGAGAAGCTGCTGCAATAGTAGGAAACTTGAAGCTGCACCAGGATCATtacattgttgcatttgttctGTTTCTTAAGGATGGAATCTGGAAACAAATATGA
- the LOC100782695 gene encoding N6-adenosine-methyltransferase MT-A70-like has product METQSDGNEDTIAAIKDMRQQLEARIESQHKAHMEMLASMQTVIPNLVSSLDLSLKVVSSFNHRPFAPTPSLPQPDPKLNPRKLVELTHRSNAETFTDGSIEADLTNPKNQKPKTSMDSNSACQVDSEKVSPLAVVRSMVAVCLLGRVPFSPIDSSTVSRKLENDQTVTPTEKAALQELGGDSGATLAVEIALRAMADDNGGVEVEEFVVSGKARIMVLNIDRTRILRELPESVQYQQLESSSGDGNANQNQVQQITHSGPNVNGSLLGMGRPVLRPMSDMWIPHGDPHMSALQPMFSGGPRGAPRLMGMMGAHRGISIPSMHRLPLGPNAPGSSPNAMPQKPRSFDDDMKDLEALLNKKSFREMQKSKTGEELLDLIHRPTAKETAVAAKFKTKGGSQVRQYCDLLTKEDCRRQTGSFIACDKVHFRRIIAPHTDINLGDCSFLDTCRHMKTCKYVHYEYDPTPDVSPTMMGAPPPPKPLKPQRAEYCSEVELGEPQWINCDIRNFRMDILGQFGVIMADPPWDIHMELPYGTMADDEMRSLNVPALQTDGLIFLWVTGRAMELGRECLELWGYKRVEEIIWVKTNQLQRIIRTGRTGHWLNHSKEHCLVGIKGDPEVNRNIDTDVIVAEVRETSRKPDEMYPMLERISPGTRKLELFARMHNTHAGWMSLGNQLSGVRLVDEGLRARFKAAYPDVEVQPASPPRASAMEVDTSVAAHSRSPFSATESKSTSTQFAEPAAAPETAFVSEDKPLAIDVDIG; this is encoded by the exons ATGGAGACACAATCAGATGGTAATGAGGACACCATAGCTGCCATTAAAGATATGAGGCAGCAGCTTGAAGCTCGCATAGAGTCGCAACACAAGGCTCACATGGAGATGCTTGCTTCTATGCAAACTGTAATACCTAATCTTGTTTCATCGCTTGACCTTTCTCTGAAGGTTGTGTCTTCTTTCAATCATCGTCCTTTTGCTCCTACACCTTCTCTGCCTCAGCCTGATCCAAAATTGAATCCCAGAAAACTGGTTGAACTAACTCATCGTTCCAATGCTGAAACCTTCACTGATGGCTCTATTGAGGCAGACTTGACAAATCCCAAGAATCAAAAACCCAAAACATCTATGGATTCAAACTCAGCATGTCAAGTAGATTCTGAGAAGGTTAGTCCATTAGCGGTGGTTCGATCAATGGTCGCTGTTTGTTTATTAGGGCGAGTACCCTTCTCACCAATTGATTCTTCCACCGTGTCAAGGAAATTGGAAAATGATCAGACGGTCACACCAACAGAGAAGGCTGCACTTCAGGAACTTGGAGGGGATTCAGGGGCAACACTTGCAGTGGAGATAGCTTTAAGGGCAATGGCAGATGATAATGGTGGTGTTGAAGTGGAGGAGTTTGTGGTGAGTGGCAAGGCAAGAATTATGGTTTTAAATATAGACCGGACTAGGATTCTGAGAGAATTGCCAGAAAGTGTGCAGTATCAGCAACTTGAATCAAGTTCTGGAGATGGGAATGCAAATCAAAATCAAGTTCAGCAAATCACTCATAGTGGTCCTAATGTGAATGGTAGTTTGCTTGGGATGGGAAGGCCAGTTCTGAGGCCAATGTCTGATATGTGGATACCCCATGGAGACCCCCATATGTCAGCATTGCAGCCAATGTTTTCAGGAGGACCAAGGGGAGCACCCAGACTAATGGGCATGATGGGGGCACATAGAGGTATAAGTATTCCTTCAATGCATAGACTCCCATTGGGGCCTAATGCACCAGGGAGTAGTCCTAATGCAATGCCACAAAAAccaagaagttttgatgatgatatgaAGGATCTTGAGGCATTGTTGAATAAGAAATCATTTAGGGAGATGCAAAAATCGAAAACTGGTGAGGAGCTTTTGGACCTAATTCACCGACCAACTGCAAAGGAAACTGCTGTAGCCGCTAAG TTCAAAACAAAAGGTGGTTCTCAGGTGAGGCAATACTGTGACTTACTGACAAAAGAGGATTGCCGACGTCAAACTGGTTCCTTTATAGCATGTGATAAG GTTCATTTTAGAAGGATCATTGCTCCTCATACTGACATCAATTTAGGAgattgttcttttcttgataCTTGCCGACACATGAAG ACATGCAAGTATGTTCACTATGAGTATGACCCTACTCCTGATGTGTCTCCAACAATGATGGGCGCCCCTCCTCCTCCCAAACCGCTAAAGCCTCAGCGTGCTGAATATTGCTCTGAAGTAGAACTTGGTGAACCACAATGGATCAACTGTGATATACGTAACTTTAGAATGGACATTCTAGGTCAATTTGGAGTAATAATGGCAGATCCACCATGGGACATTCACATGGAACTGCCTTATGGAACAATGGCCGATGATGAAATGCGCAGTCTTAATGTCCCTGCTTTGCAAACTGATGGTCTTATTTTTCTATGGGTCACTGGACGTGCGATGGAACTTGGACGGGAATG CTTGGAACTTTGGGGATATAAACGTGTTGAGGAGATCATTTGGGTCAAAACAAATCAACTTCAGCGAATAATCAGAACTGGGCGTACAGGTCACTGGCTCAATCACAGTAAGGAACattgtcttgttggaataaagGGTGATCCTGAAGTAAACAGGAACATTGACACTGATGTTATTGTTGCTGAGGTCCGGGAAACAAGCCGCAAACCAGATGAG ATGTATCCTATGCTGGAGAGGATAAGTCCAGGAACAAGAAAGCTAGAACTATTTGCTCGCATGCACAATACTCATGCAGG ATGGATGTCTCTTGGTAATCAATTGAGTGGTGTAAGGTTGGTGGATGAGGGGTTGCGGGCAAGGTTTAAGGCTGCTTATCCAGATGTGGAGGTGCAGCCAGCATCACCTCCCAGAGCTTCTGCTATGGAAGTAGACACTAGTGTTGCTGCTCACTCGAGGAGTCCATTTTCAGCCACAGAATCAAAGTCCACTTCAACACAGTTTGCGGAGCCTGCAGCAGCTCCAGAAACTGCCTTTGTTTCAGAGGATAAGCCATTGGCTATTGATGTGGACATTGGCTAA
- the LOC100814954 gene encoding mechanosensitive ion channel protein 1, mitochondrial gives MAAVRSSSVRRLGSTIKGSFSMELVHHSMCMNLARFPSDSFNDPYYKRELQFSKNQFSNLASESLGSSHHFGTRANVLVKPTFSGYCFWSSLPFASMSNHVLNRRMYSSSSVGDKGSRDGGTEVSAGSGASDMNTGGDSVVGGDWAERIKDAWKSVAEAASYAGDKVKETSDDLTPYAQQLLDSHPYLDKVVIPVGGTLTATIIAWFLLPRILRKFHKYAMQGPVSLLPASVAGEPVPYEKSFWGAMEDPVRYLVTFIAFSQIGVMVAPTTITSQYLAPVWRGAVIVSFVWFLHRWKTNVFARSLSSQSLLGLDREKVFALDKISSIGLFVIGIMALAEACGVAVQSIVTVGGIGGVATAFATKDILGNVFSGLSMQFSKPFSIGDTIKAGSIEGQVVEMGLTSTSLLSSEKFPVIVPNSFFSSQVIVNKSRAEYRAIITKIPLQTEDLSKIPQISDDVKSMLRSNANVFLGKDVPYCFLSRIESSYAELTLGYNLKHMRKDELYSAEQDILLQAVQIIKNHGVALGSTWQDTSSK, from the exons ATGGCAGCTGTTAGGTCTTCCTCTGTAAGACGGTTGGGGAGCACAATTAAGGGTTCTTTTAGTATGGAATTAGTTCACCATAGTATGTGTATGAATCTTGCAAGGTTTCCGAGTGATTCGTTTAATGATCCTTATTACAAAAGAGAGTTACAGTTTTCTAAGAATCAGTTTAGTAATTTGGCTTCTGAATCCCTTGGAAGTAGTCATCACTTTGGTACTAGAGCCAATGTATTGGTTAAACCAACGTTCTCTGGTTATTGTTTTTGGAGTTCCCTTCCTTTTGCTTCCATGAGCAACCACGTTTTGAATCGTCGAATGTATTCATCGTCGTCGGTGGGTGACAAAGGAAGTAGAGATGGTGGTACAGAAGTTTCTGCTGGTTCTGGTGCGAGTGATATGAATACTGGTGGTGATTCTGTTGTTGGGGGTGATTGGGCTGAGAGGATTAAAGATGCTTGGAAGAGTGTGGCAGAGGCAGCATCATATGCTGGAGATAAGGTTAAAGAAACTTCTGATGATCTCACTCCATATGCTCAGCAGTTGCTTGATTCACACCCGTATCTTGACAAGGTGGTTATTCCAGTTGGTGGTACTTTAACTGCTACCATAATAGCTTGGTTCTTGCTGCCTAGGATTTTGAGGAAATTTCACAAATATGCAATGCAAGGTCCTGTTTCTCTATTGCCAGCAAGCGTGGCTGGGGAGCCAGTTCcttatgagaaaagcttttggGGTGCTATGGAGGATCCAGTGCGATATTTAGTTACCTTCATTGCATTCTCACAAAT TGGTGTTATGGTGGCTCCAACAACTATAACCTCACAATATCTTGCTCCCGTTTGGAGGGGTGCAGTGATTGTTTCATTTGTATGGTTTTTGCATAGATGGAAAACAAATGTTTTTGCACGGTCATTGTCTAGTCAAAGTTTACTTGGGCTTGATAGGGAGAAAGTGTTTGCTCTAGACAAAATCTCATCTATTGGTCTATTTGTGATTGGGATAATGGCTTTGGCTGAGGCTTGTGGTGTGGCCGTGCAATCTATTGTGACTGTTGGTGGTATAGGAG GTGTGGCTACTGCTTTTGCTACCAAGGACATTCTTGGCAATGTGTTCAGTGGTTTATCTATGCAGTTTTCAAAGCCCTTTTCAATTGGAGATACAATAAAA GCTGGCTCGATAGAGGGTCAAGTTGTGGAAATGGGTCTTACTAGCACGTCATTGCTGAGTTCAGAGAAGTTCCCAGTCATTGTgccaaactcatttttttctagCCAG GTTATTGTGAACAAGTCCCGTGCTGAATATCGCGCCATTATTACTAAAATTCCACTGCAAACTGAGGATTTAAGTAAGATTCCCCAGATATCAGATGATGTAAAAAGCATGCTCAGATCAAATGCAAATGTTTTCTTAGGGAAAGATGTTCCCTACTGTTTCTTATCCCGTATAGAAAGTTCATATGCAGAATTGACTCTTGGATACAACCTCAAACATATG CGCAAAGATGAATTATACTCTGCAGAACAAGATATTCTCTTGCAGGCAGTTCAAATCATTAAGAATCATGGGGTTGCTCTTGGCAGCACATGGCAAGACACGTCTTCTAAATGA